The following are encoded together in the Oncorhynchus keta strain PuntledgeMale-10-30-2019 unplaced genomic scaffold, Oket_V2 Un_contig_3932_pilon_pilon, whole genome shotgun sequence genome:
- the LOC127924300 gene encoding cilia- and flagella-associated protein 57-like, translated as VLKTEKEKQEMSHLEVTREVVEKHSREQQDFESTSNQKLMLEYEKYQELQLKSQLMQEGYERQLQAMEDSKGRALEELTLFYEAKLQEKMLMLGQCQDEARQQMREFEESKKQMEEDGDREIQDIRIKYERKLRVEKEINLRLKGETGVMRKKFSSLQKDIDDRNVEIEKLRVEQQKLRGVIKSLEKDILGLKKEIQERDETIQDKEKRIYDLKKNQELEKFKFVLDYKIKELKKQIEPRENDIKEMKEQIQELSLRLTDWPMDALFVRWRRAGPGAQEKRQLELNITELKLKLKATDKEMHKETHEVREAGGRLSALHENG; from the exons GTCCTGAAAACGGAGAAAGAGAAGCAGGAAATGTCCCACCTGGAGGTCACGAGGGAGGTCGTGGAGAAACACTCCAGAGAGCAGCAGGATTTCG AGTCGACCAGTAACCAGAAGCTGATGCTGGAGTACGAGAAGTACCAGGAGCTGCAGCTCAAGTCGCAGCTCATGCAGGAGGGCTATGAGCGGCAGCTGCAGGCCATGGAGGACAGCAAGGGTCGCGCCCTGGAGGAGCTCACCCTCTTCTACGAAGCCAAGCTCCAGGAGAAGATGCTCATGCTGGGCCAG tgtcaGGACGAGGCCAGGCAGCAGATGAGGGAGTTTGAGGAGTCCAAGAAGCAGATGGAGGAGGACGGAGACCGGGAGATCCAGGACATCCGCATCAAGTACGAGAGGAAGCTACGGGTAGAGAAAGAGATCAACCTGCGCCTGAAGGGAGAGACGGGCGTCATGAGGAAAAAG TTCAGCAGCCTGCAGAAGGATATAGACGACCGCAACGTGGAGATTGAGAAGCTGAGGGTGGAGCAGCAGAAGCTACGAGGGGTAATCAAGTCCCTGGAGAAGGACATCCTGGGCCTGAAGAAAGAGATCCAAGAGAGGGACGAGACCATCCAGGATAAG GAGAAGAGAATCTACGACCTGAAGAAGAACCAGGAGCTGGAGAAGTTCAAGTTTGTCCTGGACTACAAGATCAAAGAACTGAAGAAACAGATCGAACCCAGAGAGAACGACATCAAGGAGATGAAGGAGCAGATTCAAGAG CTCTCATTGAGATTGACTGACTGGCCAATGGATGCTCTCTTTGTTAGATGGAGGCGAGCTGGACCAGGTGCACAAGAGAAACGCCAGCTGGAGCTGAACATCACTGAGCTGAAACTCAAACTGAAAGCCACCGATAAGGAGATGCACAAGGAGACGCATGAGGTGAGAGAGGCTGGAGGACGCCTGTCTGCTTTGCATGAGAATGGATGA